A window of the Rhizobium viscosum genome harbors these coding sequences:
- a CDS encoding Gfo/Idh/MocA family protein has translation MLRFAVVGIDHGHTFDHVKGLLAAGGEFVGYCPQTSVPAIRENFEKTYPDAPQIDREKIFADPSIDVICIAAIPRDRAGLAIRAMKAGKDVMTDKPGVTTFAQLEEVKRTVAETGRIFSICFSERHCVRSAVKAGKLVKEGAIGKVIQTLGTGPHRLQLPTRPDWFFDPEAFGGIIVDIASHQVDQFLFYTGSTTGEVVASSVGNFGMPEKPDFQDFGEVLLRSDKASGYVRVDWFTPEALPTWGDGRLTILGTEGYIELRKYIDIAGRPGKDHLFLVNGREMTHIDCSGEKLDYFDAFAADVRDRSETAMTQDHVYEVCRLSLEAQSKAARIGNR, from the coding sequence ATGCTAAGATTTGCCGTCGTGGGGATCGACCATGGGCACACATTCGATCATGTGAAGGGATTGTTGGCAGCCGGTGGCGAATTCGTCGGCTATTGCCCGCAGACATCGGTGCCTGCGATCCGCGAAAATTTCGAGAAGACCTATCCGGATGCGCCGCAGATCGACCGTGAAAAGATCTTCGCCGATCCCTCGATCGACGTCATCTGCATTGCCGCGATCCCGCGTGACCGCGCCGGCCTTGCCATCCGCGCCATGAAGGCTGGCAAGGATGTGATGACCGACAAGCCGGGTGTGACGACCTTTGCCCAGCTCGAAGAGGTCAAGCGTACCGTTGCCGAGACCGGCAGGATCTTCTCCATCTGCTTTTCCGAGCGCCATTGTGTGCGCTCCGCCGTCAAGGCCGGCAAGCTGGTCAAGGAAGGGGCGATCGGCAAGGTCATCCAGACGCTCGGCACCGGGCCGCACCGGCTGCAGCTGCCGACACGGCCGGACTGGTTCTTCGATCCGGAAGCCTTCGGCGGCATCATCGTCGATATCGCCTCGCATCAGGTCGACCAGTTCCTGTTCTATACCGGCTCGACGACCGGCGAAGTGGTCGCAAGCTCTGTTGGTAATTTTGGCATGCCGGAAAAGCCTGATTTCCAGGATTTCGGCGAAGTGCTGCTGCGCTCCGACAAGGCGAGCGGTTATGTCCGTGTCGACTGGTTCACGCCGGAGGCGCTGCCCACCTGGGGCGACGGACGCCTGACCATCCTCGGCACTGAGGGTTATATCGAGCTGCGCAAATATATCGATATCGCCGGCCGTCCCGGCAAGGATCATCTCTTTCTCGTCAATGGCAGGGAGATGACGCATATCGATTGCAGCGGCGAGAAGCTTGATTATTTCGACGCCTTCGCCGCCGACGTGCGTGACCGCAGCGAGACCGCCATGACGCAGGACCATGTCTACGAGGTCTGCCGCCTCTCGCTCGAAGCACAGTCGAAAGCCGCCCGTATCGGTAATCGCTGA
- a CDS encoding fumarylacetoacetate hydrolase family protein, with protein sequence MSQSPLDAAASGGLFVGRAWNPDVAGPSIVTLRDGTLVDITSAETPTLSALLERADAADFVRTAAGKALGTLEAIAANSTGKPDASNAYLLAPADLQAIKACGVTFAQSMIERVIEEKAAGNPDRAASIRERVSTLIGGSLTNIKAGSPEAAKVKQALIEEGIWSQYLEVGIGPDAEVFTKSPVLSSVGWGSDVGLHPISTWNNPEPEIVLAVNSRGEIKGATLGNDVNLRDVEGRSALLLGKAKDNNASCSIGPFIRLFDQSYSLDDVRKAELDLKVTGQDGFVLHGKSSMSQISRDPTDLVKQTVGAHHQYPDGFMLFLGTLFAPTQDRDAKNQGFTHKVGDVVEISSAGLGALVNTVRLSTECPPWTFGISALMGNLAKRGLL encoded by the coding sequence ATGTCCCAATCCCCCCTCGATGCTGCCGCTTCGGGCGGTCTCTTTGTCGGTCGTGCCTGGAACCCCGATGTTGCCGGGCCGAGCATCGTAACGCTACGCGATGGCACCCTCGTCGATATCACCTCGGCGGAGACGCCGACCCTGAGTGCGCTGCTGGAGCGAGCGGATGCAGCCGACTTCGTCCGCACCGCCGCTGGCAAGGCGCTTGGCACGCTGGAGGCAATCGCTGCCAACAGCACCGGCAAACCGGATGCAAGCAACGCCTATCTTCTGGCACCGGCCGACCTGCAGGCGATAAAGGCCTGCGGCGTAACCTTTGCCCAGTCGATGATCGAGCGCGTCATCGAGGAGAAAGCCGCCGGCAATCCGGATCGCGCAGCCTCCATTCGCGAGCGAGTCAGCACGCTGATCGGCGGCAGCCTGACCAACATCAAGGCCGGCTCGCCGGAAGCCGCCAAAGTCAAGCAGGCACTGATCGAGGAAGGCATCTGGTCGCAATATCTCGAAGTCGGCATCGGCCCGGATGCAGAAGTCTTCACCAAGTCGCCGGTGCTTTCATCGGTCGGCTGGGGTTCGGATGTCGGCCTCCACCCGATCTCGACCTGGAACAATCCGGAGCCGGAAATCGTGCTGGCCGTCAACAGCCGTGGCGAGATCAAGGGCGCCACGCTCGGCAATGACGTGAACCTGCGCGATGTCGAGGGTCGCTCGGCGCTGCTGCTCGGCAAGGCGAAGGACAACAACGCCTCCTGCTCGATCGGCCCCTTCATCCGCCTCTTCGATCAGAGCTACAGCCTCGACGACGTCCGCAAGGCCGAACTCGATCTCAAGGTCACCGGCCAGGACGGTTTCGTGCTGCACGGCAAGAGTTCCATGTCGCAGATCAGCCGCGACCCGACCGATCTCGTCAAACAGACCGTCGGCGCCCACCATCAGTATCCCGATGGCTTCATGCTGTTCCTCGGCACGCTCTTTGCGCCAACGCAGGACCGCGATGCGAAGAACCAGGGCTTTACCCACAAGGTCGGCGATGTCGTGGAAATCTCGTCCGCCGGCCTGGGCGCACTGGTCAACACCGTCAGGCTTTCGACCGAATGCCCGCCCTGGACCTTCGGCATCTCGGCACTGATGGGCAATCTCGCAAAGCGCGGGCTGCTCTGA
- the scpA gene encoding methylmalonyl-CoA mutase, whose product MTKKTLSDWEALAEKELRAAPDTLTWHTPEGIDVKPLYTAADLNGTDADSLPGFAPFTRGPRATMYAGRPWTIRQYAGFSTAEESNAFYRRNLAAGQKGLSVAFDLATHRGYDSDHPRVVGDVGKAGVAIDSVEDMKILFDGIPLQDMSVSMTMNGAVIPILANFIVAGEEQGVSKAELSGTIQNDILKEFMVRNTYIYPPEPSMRIVADIIEYTAKEMPKFNSISISGYHMQEAGATLVQELAFTLADGREYVRAAIAKGLNVDDFAGRLSFFFAIGMNFFMEAAKLRAARLLWTRIMEEFQPKKTASLMLRTHCQTSGVSLQEQDPYNNIIRTAFEAMSAVLGGTQSLHTNSFDEAIALPTEFSARIARNTQLILQHETGVTKVVDPLAGSYYVESLTKELADKAWALIEEVEALGGMTKAVNEGLPKRLIEEAAARRQAAVDKGDEVIVGVNKYRLEAEQPIDILEIDNSAVRTAQIRRIAETKRRRDGGKLKEALAALSEIARNGNGNLVAAAVEAARARATVGEISDAMREVFGDHFATPKVIRGVYGTAYRDEPELDVLKTRMAEVTEAMGRKPKIMVAKLGQDGHDRGAKVIASAFGDVGFDVLAGPLFQTPDEAAGMALGERVNVIGVSSLAAGHRTLLPQLIDRLKDQGGGDIIVVCGGVIPRQDYEFLHEHGVAAVFGPGTNVLEAANSVLDLLQGIRRNQ is encoded by the coding sequence ATGACGAAGAAGACGCTGTCGGACTGGGAGGCGCTGGCGGAAAAGGAGCTGCGCGCAGCACCGGATACGCTGACCTGGCACACGCCCGAAGGTATCGACGTCAAACCGCTCTATACGGCCGCTGATCTTAACGGTACGGATGCGGACAGCCTGCCGGGATTTGCGCCTTTCACCCGCGGTCCACGCGCCACCATGTATGCCGGCCGGCCCTGGACGATCCGGCAATATGCCGGCTTCTCGACCGCCGAAGAATCCAACGCCTTCTACCGCCGCAATCTCGCCGCGGGCCAGAAGGGCTTATCGGTTGCCTTCGATCTCGCCACCCATCGCGGCTATGACAGCGATCATCCGCGCGTCGTCGGCGATGTCGGCAAGGCGGGGGTGGCCATCGATAGCGTCGAGGACATGAAAATCCTGTTCGACGGCATTCCGTTGCAGGACATGTCCGTCTCCATGACCATGAACGGCGCGGTCATCCCGATTCTGGCAAATTTCATCGTTGCGGGCGAGGAGCAGGGCGTTTCGAAGGCGGAACTGTCAGGGACCATTCAGAACGATATTCTCAAGGAGTTCATGGTCCGCAACACCTATATCTACCCTCCGGAACCCTCGATGCGCATCGTTGCCGATATCATCGAATATACGGCAAAGGAGATGCCGAAATTCAATTCGATCTCGATCTCGGGCTATCACATGCAGGAAGCCGGCGCGACGCTGGTGCAGGAGCTCGCCTTCACGCTCGCCGACGGGCGCGAATATGTGCGTGCGGCGATCGCCAAAGGACTGAATGTCGATGATTTCGCCGGCCGGCTCTCCTTCTTCTTCGCGATCGGCATGAATTTCTTCATGGAAGCCGCAAAGCTTCGCGCCGCCCGCCTGCTCTGGACCCGCATCATGGAGGAGTTCCAGCCGAAGAAGACCGCTTCGCTGATGTTGCGCACCCATTGCCAGACATCGGGGGTCTCGCTGCAGGAACAAGACCCTTACAATAACATCATCCGCACTGCCTTCGAGGCGATGTCGGCCGTACTCGGTGGTACACAGTCGTTGCATACCAATTCCTTCGACGAGGCGATTGCCCTGCCGACGGAATTTTCCGCTCGTATCGCGCGCAATACGCAGCTCATCCTGCAGCATGAGACCGGCGTCACCAAGGTGGTCGATCCGCTTGCCGGCTCCTACTATGTCGAGAGCCTGACGAAGGAACTTGCCGACAAGGCATGGGCGCTGATCGAAGAGGTTGAGGCGCTTGGCGGCATGACCAAAGCCGTCAATGAGGGGCTGCCGAAGCGACTGATCGAGGAGGCCGCTGCCCGCCGCCAGGCCGCCGTCGACAAGGGCGACGAGGTCATCGTCGGCGTCAACAAATATCGGCTCGAAGCCGAGCAGCCGATCGATATTCTCGAGATCGATAATAGCGCCGTGCGTACCGCACAGATCCGTCGTATCGCGGAGACCAAACGCCGCCGTGATGGCGGAAAGCTCAAGGAGGCGCTGGCAGCACTTTCGGAGATTGCCCGCAACGGCAATGGTAACCTGGTCGCTGCGGCCGTCGAAGCAGCGCGGGCGCGCGCCACCGTTGGCGAAATCTCGGATGCGATGCGTGAGGTTTTCGGCGATCATTTCGCGACGCCAAAGGTCATCCGTGGCGTCTATGGCACGGCTTATCGCGACGAGCCGGAGCTGGACGTTCTGAAAACCCGTATGGCTGAAGTGACAGAAGCCATGGGCCGCAAGCCGAAGATCATGGTCGCCAAGCTCGGCCAGGACGGGCACGACCGCGGCGCCAAGGTGATCGCCTCGGCCTTCGGCGATGTCGGTTTCGACGTGCTCGCCGGCCCGCTGTTCCAGACGCCGGATGAGGCGGCCGGCATGGCGCTCGGCGAGAGGGTCAATGTGATCGGCGTTTCGTCGCTGGCGGCCGGTCACCGGACGCTGCTGCCGCAGCTGATCGACCGGCTGAAGGACCAGGGCGGCGGCGATATCATCGTTGTCTGCGGCGGCGTGATCCCCCGGCAGGATTATGAATTCCTGCACGAACACGGCGTTGCCGCCGTGTTCGGTCCAGGCACCAATGTGCTTGAGGCCGCGAACTCCGTTCTCGACCTCCTGCAGGGTATCAGGCGAAACCAGTAG
- a CDS encoding ABC transporter permease subunit, with protein sequence MSVEAEALATAVSDQPVEARPKRRGTLPISLATIAVIIAGWSLASAYGAVSPVFLPSPLVVANSLANVAVNGFVDSTLAEHTLASLLRIFAALAVSLIIGVPAGLAIATSRIGKGILDPIVEFLRPLPPLAYLPLIIIWVGIGEASKVTVISLAMLPPIILSTASGVKSAPGDFVNAARSFGASRLQVLLHVILPGVIPPILTGTRIALGAGWSTLVAAELVAASQGLGFMIQSAAQFLVTDIVIGGIIVIAAIAFLLEILARLIERLLVPWAAHR encoded by the coding sequence ATGAGCGTCGAGGCGGAAGCACTCGCAACCGCGGTGTCGGATCAACCGGTAGAGGCACGGCCGAAACGCCGCGGCACGCTGCCGATCTCGCTTGCGACAATTGCCGTCATTATTGCCGGCTGGAGCCTTGCTTCGGCCTATGGTGCCGTCTCGCCGGTCTTCCTGCCGTCGCCGCTCGTAGTGGCGAATTCGCTTGCCAATGTCGCGGTCAACGGCTTCGTCGATTCCACGCTTGCCGAACATACGCTCGCAAGCCTGCTGCGCATCTTTGCAGCGCTCGCCGTCTCGCTCATCATCGGTGTGCCGGCAGGCCTAGCGATAGCCACGAGCCGTATCGGCAAGGGCATCCTTGATCCGATCGTCGAATTCCTGCGGCCCCTGCCGCCGCTTGCCTATCTGCCGCTGATCATCATCTGGGTCGGTATCGGCGAGGCGTCGAAGGTCACCGTCATCTCGCTCGCCATGCTGCCGCCGATCATCCTGTCGACTGCTTCGGGCGTCAAATCTGCCCCGGGCGATTTCGTCAACGCTGCCCGCTCCTTCGGCGCGAGCCGGCTGCAGGTGCTGCTGCATGTCATTCTTCCAGGCGTCATTCCGCCGATTTTGACGGGCACGCGCATTGCGCTCGGCGCCGGCTGGTCTACGCTGGTCGCGGCCGAGCTCGTTGCGGCAAGCCAGGGCCTCGGCTTCATGATCCAGTCGGCGGCGCAGTTCCTGGTCACCGATATCGTCATCGGCGGCATCATCGTCATTGCCGCCATCGCCTTCCTGCTGGAGATCCTGGCGCGGCTGATCGAGCGGCTCCTCGTGCCCTGGGCCGCGCATCGCTGA
- a CDS encoding taurine ABC transporter ATP-binding protein has translation MGILSLQSLSLDYAEVGTRRKRRVLDGVNLHIASDEFVVVIGRSGSGKTSLLNIAAGFTEPSEGRVLVDGKEIDGPGVDRAVVFQDDALYPWLTAAGNVAFPLKLQGIPKGERQRRAEELLVKVGLDGAGHKNIWELSGGMRQRVGIARALASGPRFLLLDEPLGALDALTRSRMQKFLLDVWAESKTGALLITHSIDEALLLATRVIVLAPNPSRIVADIRTEFGKALLEGKSVKEIKALTAFKNLHDELTALIHADEEEIAA, from the coding sequence ATGGGCATACTTTCACTACAGTCCCTGTCGCTCGATTATGCCGAGGTAGGCACTCGCCGGAAGAGACGTGTGCTCGATGGCGTCAACCTGCATATCGCCTCCGACGAGTTCGTGGTGGTCATCGGCCGTTCGGGTTCCGGCAAGACGAGCCTTCTCAATATTGCTGCAGGCTTCACTGAGCCGAGCGAGGGACGCGTGCTGGTCGACGGCAAAGAGATCGACGGACCGGGCGTAGACCGGGCCGTGGTGTTTCAGGATGACGCGCTCTATCCGTGGCTGACGGCCGCCGGCAATGTCGCCTTTCCATTGAAGCTTCAGGGCATTCCGAAAGGCGAGAGACAGCGCCGCGCAGAAGAACTGCTTGTGAAGGTCGGGCTCGATGGCGCGGGTCACAAGAATATCTGGGAACTCTCAGGCGGTATGCGCCAGCGTGTCGGCATCGCTCGCGCCCTGGCCTCCGGCCCTCGCTTCCTGCTGCTGGATGAACCGCTCGGTGCGCTCGACGCGCTGACACGCAGCCGCATGCAGAAATTCCTGCTGGATGTCTGGGCAGAAAGCAAAACGGGTGCCCTGCTGATCACCCACAGCATTGACGAGGCGCTGTTGCTTGCAACACGTGTCATCGTACTGGCGCCGAACCCCAGCCGTATCGTCGCCGACATCAGGACCGAGTTCGGGAAGGCGTTGCTCGAAGGCAAAAGCGTCAAGGAGATCAAGGCGCTCACTGCGTTTAAAAATCTGCACGACGAGCTGACCGCACTCATCCATGCGGATGAAGAGGAGATTGCCGCATGA
- the tauA gene encoding taurine ABC transporter substrate-binding protein, which translates to MKINRRNLLGTAAAAVLTLTTYAAHAADVTLNIGYQPIVEPSRVPQADGTYEKETKAKIHWQKFDGGADVVAAIASGSIDIGYVGSSPLAAAASRELPIETIYVVGLISEAEALAVKNITKPEDLKGKKIATPFVSTAHYSLLTALKHWKVDPKSVQILNLRPPEIAAAWERGDIDGAYVWDPVLAQLKKSGSVLATSSDVAKWGGPTFDAWIVSKKFAEAHPEVVTGFVKVTGAAYASYLANPDSWNAKSPEAEKIAKLTGAKTDEVPALLKGYTFPSLKEQASADLLGGGTVNAVAETSAFLLEQGKIPGVLKDYSPYISDRWVKEAAKAGL; encoded by the coding sequence ATGAAAATCAACCGACGCAACCTTCTGGGTACGGCCGCTGCCGCTGTCCTCACCTTGACCACCTATGCAGCCCACGCTGCCGACGTCACGCTCAATATCGGCTACCAGCCGATCGTCGAGCCGTCGCGCGTGCCTCAAGCCGACGGCACCTATGAGAAGGAGACCAAGGCCAAGATTCACTGGCAGAAATTCGATGGCGGTGCTGATGTCGTCGCTGCCATCGCGTCCGGCTCCATCGATATCGGTTATGTCGGCTCGTCGCCGCTTGCGGCTGCCGCCAGCCGCGAACTGCCGATCGAGACGATCTATGTCGTCGGCCTCATCAGCGAGGCTGAAGCGCTTGCGGTCAAGAACATCACCAAGCCGGAGGACCTGAAGGGCAAGAAGATCGCCACGCCCTTCGTTTCGACCGCGCATTACAGCCTGCTGACGGCGCTGAAGCACTGGAAGGTCGATCCGAAGTCGGTGCAGATCCTCAATCTGCGTCCGCCGGAAATCGCTGCTGCCTGGGAGCGCGGTGACATCGACGGCGCCTATGTCTGGGATCCCGTCCTGGCGCAGTTGAAAAAGAGCGGCAGCGTGCTTGCTACCTCCTCCGATGTCGCCAAGTGGGGCGGCCCGACCTTCGATGCTTGGATCGTCAGCAAGAAATTTGCCGAGGCCCATCCGGAAGTCGTCACCGGCTTCGTGAAGGTCACGGGTGCGGCTTACGCCTCCTACCTCGCCAATCCGGATAGCTGGAATGCGAAATCACCTGAAGCCGAAAAGATCGCCAAGCTCACCGGTGCCAAGACCGATGAAGTGCCGGCTCTTCTTAAGGGCTACACGTTCCCGAGCCTGAAGGAACAGGCTAGCGCCGATCTCCTCGGTGGCGGCACGGTCAATGCTGTTGCCGAAACCTCGGCCTTCCTTCTGGAGCAGGGCAAGATCCCCGGCGTTCTGAAGGACTACAGCCCCTATATTTCCGACCGCTGGGTCAAGGAAGCAGCCAAGGCAGGTCTTTGA
- a CDS encoding LLM class flavin-dependent oxidoreductase translates to MKKMQIYAFDMNCVGHINHGMWTHPRDRSVDYTDLDYWADFARTAERGKLDGVFLADIVGVYDVYKGSPAPVIETGAQIPVNDPLMPISAMAYVTKHLGFGVTVNTTYEPPFLLARRMSTLDHLTKGRIGWNIVTGYLDSAARSMGFDKLPEHDARYDAAEEYLEILYKLWERSWDDDAVLRDRERGVFADASKVRAVSHQGQYYKMEGIHLAEPSPQRTPLLFQAGASARGQDFAARHAECVFIAGPTPQSARPTVDALRAKTLANGRGADAIKILSLITVVVGKTEAQAREKLEDYRRHASVEASLAHYSASVGVDFSKYELDEVIDQSSTNANQSALAAITKQAAKPVTKREIIDQMVLGSRMKPIVGSPEQIADTLQRWIEEGGIDGFNLARTVAPESLNDFVDLVVPVLQERGLFKADYAQGPLRKKLFGGNGRLPAGHPAAHFRSQR, encoded by the coding sequence ATGAAGAAAATGCAGATTTACGCCTTCGACATGAACTGCGTGGGGCACATAAACCATGGCATGTGGACGCATCCGCGCGATCGCTCAGTCGACTACACCGACCTCGACTACTGGGCGGATTTTGCCCGCACGGCCGAACGCGGCAAGCTCGACGGCGTATTTCTTGCCGATATTGTCGGCGTCTACGATGTCTACAAAGGTAGCCCAGCCCCGGTCATCGAGACGGGCGCCCAGATCCCGGTCAACGATCCGCTGATGCCAATTTCGGCCATGGCTTACGTTACCAAGCATCTTGGTTTCGGCGTCACCGTCAATACGACCTATGAGCCGCCATTCCTTTTGGCACGACGTATGTCGACGCTCGACCATCTGACCAAGGGGCGCATCGGCTGGAACATCGTCACGGGCTATCTCGACAGCGCCGCCCGCAGCATGGGCTTCGACAAGCTGCCTGAACATGATGCGCGCTACGACGCCGCCGAGGAATATCTCGAAATTCTCTACAAGCTTTGGGAGAGAAGCTGGGACGATGATGCGGTGCTGCGCGACAGAGAACGCGGCGTCTTTGCCGATGCCTCCAAGGTCCGCGCTGTCAGCCATCAGGGGCAATATTACAAGATGGAGGGAATCCATCTTGCCGAACCCTCACCACAACGCACGCCCCTGCTCTTCCAGGCCGGCGCCTCGGCACGAGGGCAGGACTTTGCCGCCCGCCATGCCGAATGCGTCTTCATTGCCGGACCGACGCCGCAATCGGCGCGGCCGACCGTCGACGCGCTTCGCGCCAAGACGCTGGCGAACGGCCGTGGTGCAGATGCGATCAAGATCCTCAGCCTGATTACCGTCGTCGTCGGCAAGACCGAAGCCCAAGCGCGGGAGAAACTCGAGGACTATCGCCGGCATGCGAGCGTCGAGGCGTCTCTCGCGCATTATTCTGCCTCTGTCGGCGTTGATTTTTCGAAATACGAGCTCGATGAGGTGATCGATCAGAGTTCGACCAATGCCAATCAGTCGGCGCTGGCGGCAATCACCAAGCAGGCGGCGAAGCCGGTGACGAAACGGGAGATCATCGATCAGATGGTACTCGGCAGCCGTATGAAGCCGATCGTCGGCTCACCGGAACAGATTGCCGATACGTTGCAGCGCTGGATTGAAGAGGGTGGCATCGACGGCTTCAATCTGGCTCGCACAGTGGCGCCGGAAAGCCTCAACGATTTCGTCGATCTCGTCGTGCCCGTGCTGCAGGAGCGTGGCCTGTTCAAGGCGGATTATGCGCAAGGGCCACTGCGCAAAAAGCTGTTCGGCGGCAACGGCCGGCTGCCAGCCGGCCATCCCGCCGCACATTTCAGATCTCAGCGATGA
- a CDS encoding methionine ABC transporter permease, which produces MTPIMISLLLRSLWETVLMTAASGVISLVAGLPLGLALVLTNRGGIAENPWINRILGAVINGFRSVPFIILLVALIPLTRLIVGTAIGTWAAIVPLAIAATPYYARIAEVSLREVDRGLIDAVRAMGGNRWTIIREVLVPEALPGIVAGFTVTLVTLIGASAMAGAIGAGGLGDLAIRYGYQRFETSVMVAVVVVLIILVCGIQWLGDRLVARMDHR; this is translated from the coding sequence ATGACACCGATCATGATTAGTCTGCTGCTGCGCTCTCTCTGGGAGACGGTGCTGATGACGGCGGCCTCCGGCGTGATATCGCTGGTCGCCGGCCTGCCGCTTGGACTGGCGCTGGTGCTGACGAACCGCGGCGGCATCGCCGAAAACCCCTGGATCAACCGCATCCTCGGCGCCGTCATCAACGGCTTCCGCTCGGTGCCCTTCATCATTCTCCTGGTGGCACTGATCCCGCTGACGCGACTGATCGTCGGCACTGCGATCGGCACCTGGGCCGCCATCGTCCCGCTTGCCATCGCCGCCACACCCTATTATGCGCGCATCGCGGAAGTCTCGTTGCGCGAGGTGGATCGCGGCCTGATCGATGCGGTCCGTGCCATGGGCGGCAACCGCTGGACGATCATTCGCGAGGTTCTGGTGCCTGAGGCGCTGCCCGGCATCGTCGCCGGCTTCACGGTCACTCTCGTGACGCTGATCGGCGCCTCGGCCATGGCCGGTGCCATTGGTGCCGGCGGTCTCGGCGACCTTGCCATCCGCTACGGCTATCAACGTTTCGAAACCAGTGTGATGGTTGCCGTTGTTGTCGTGCTGATCATCCTGGTCTGCGGCATCCAATGGCTCGGCGACCGGCTGGTCGCCCGGATGGATCATCGCTGA
- a CDS encoding methionine ABC transporter ATP-binding protein, which produces MNSIVSASRIETRPADAEEVVRLTDVRRRFGATPALDGISLSVKKGEILGIIGRSGAGKSTLIRCLNGLERADSGEIVIEGRNITALAEKDLQPLRRRIGMIFQHFNLLSAKTVEENVALPLKIEGIAKAERLERAHELLDLVGLSDKAGAYPSSLSGGQKQRVGIARALAARPALLLSDEATSALDPETTRSILALLKDINRKLGLTILLITHEMEVVRGIADRVAVIDAGRIVEEGQVWSVFGDPQAAITKSLLGGIRPQLPEHIAARLSQTGGSETILGVDLSGPEAQGALFADLSAALPHSFRLVHGGIDHIQNQPVARFFIAVPARDPTFTAKVEQFLTARSARVEVLGYDTDHD; this is translated from the coding sequence ATGAATTCCATTGTCTCCGCTTCAAGGATTGAGACGCGGCCCGCCGACGCCGAAGAAGTCGTGCGGCTGACGGATGTCAGGCGCCGGTTTGGCGCGACGCCAGCCCTCGACGGCATTTCGCTGAGTGTGAAGAAAGGCGAAATCCTCGGCATTATCGGACGCAGCGGTGCCGGAAAGTCGACGCTGATCCGCTGCCTCAATGGTCTGGAGCGCGCCGATAGCGGCGAGATCGTTATCGAGGGCCGGAACATTACAGCTCTCGCCGAAAAGGACCTCCAGCCGTTACGCCGCCGTATCGGCATGATTTTTCAGCACTTCAATTTGCTCTCGGCCAAGACCGTCGAGGAGAATGTTGCCCTGCCGCTGAAAATAGAAGGTATCGCCAAGGCCGAGCGGCTGGAGCGGGCGCACGAGCTGCTGGACCTGGTCGGCCTCTCCGACAAGGCAGGGGCTTATCCGTCTTCACTCTCGGGCGGCCAGAAGCAGCGTGTCGGCATCGCCCGTGCGCTGGCCGCCCGACCGGCACTGTTGTTGTCAGACGAGGCGACGTCGGCGCTTGACCCGGAAACGACACGCTCGATCCTTGCTCTGCTGAAGGATATAAATCGTAAGCTTGGGCTTACCATTCTGCTGATCACCCACGAGATGGAAGTGGTGCGTGGTATTGCCGATCGTGTCGCCGTCATAGATGCCGGTCGCATCGTGGAAGAGGGGCAAGTCTGGTCGGTTTTCGGCGATCCGCAGGCAGCGATCACCAAGAGCTTGCTCGGCGGCATTCGTCCACAGCTTCCCGAGCATATTGCCGCCCGCCTGTCACAGACCGGTGGCTCGGAAACGATCCTCGGCGTCGATCTCTCCGGTCCGGAAGCGCAGGGCGCGCTCTTTGCCGATCTTTCGGCAGCCTTGCCACATTCCTTCCGCCTCGTGCATGGCGGCATCGATCACATCCAGAACCAGCCCGTGGCACGGTTCTTCATTGCCGTTCCGGCGCGCGATCCAACGTTTACCGCAAAGGTCGAACAATTTCTGACGGCCCGGTCCGCCCGGGTGGAGGTGCTTGGTTATGACACCGATCATGATTAG